In Fimbriiglobus ruber, a genomic segment contains:
- a CDS encoding Tm-1-like ATP-binding domain-containing protein, whose product MTVLLIGTLDTKGEEIAYVRDRLLAAGVGVLVADAGVLGPPTVSYDLSRQELYAAGGGRFDDISRAADRGRAMTAAAEGAAKLADQLYRGGKITGVFGLGGSAGTTIGTAAMRALPVGVPKVMVSTLASGQVQPFVGTRDVTMIYSVVDLAGINRVSRRVLDNAAAAMAGMLKGREAGLAGVDDKPVVAATMFGVTTPCVEAARRVVEAAGFEVLVFHATGSGGRTMEGLIRDGLIAGVLDLTTTELADELAGGILSAGRDRLTAAAITGVPQVISVGALDMVNFGPPDTVPDKYRDRRFYQHNPNVTLMRTTPEENDRLGQEVAQKASAARGPTAILLPLRGVSAIDAEGKPFWWPEADAALFQSIRNWVAPDVDVVELDLHINDPAFAAAAAEKLLGMIRIPTRSA is encoded by the coding sequence GTGACGGTTCTACTCATCGGGACGCTCGACACGAAGGGCGAAGAAATCGCTTACGTCCGCGACCGCCTGCTGGCGGCCGGGGTCGGCGTGTTGGTGGCGGATGCCGGAGTCCTGGGGCCGCCGACCGTGTCCTATGATTTGTCCCGGCAAGAGCTTTACGCCGCGGGCGGGGGGCGGTTTGACGACATCTCCCGGGCGGCCGACCGCGGGCGGGCGATGACGGCGGCGGCGGAAGGGGCGGCCAAGTTAGCCGATCAGCTGTACCGGGGCGGGAAAATAACCGGCGTATTCGGCCTCGGTGGGTCGGCCGGGACGACGATCGGCACCGCCGCCATGCGGGCCCTGCCGGTCGGCGTTCCCAAGGTCATGGTCAGTACACTCGCGAGCGGACAGGTCCAGCCGTTCGTCGGCACGCGGGACGTGACCATGATATATTCCGTGGTCGACCTCGCCGGGATCAATCGTGTGAGCCGCCGCGTCCTCGATAACGCCGCGGCCGCCATGGCAGGCATGTTAAAGGGCCGTGAAGCGGGACTGGCGGGAGTAGACGACAAGCCGGTCGTCGCGGCGACCATGTTCGGCGTGACCACGCCCTGCGTGGAGGCGGCCCGGAGGGTTGTAGAAGCGGCCGGGTTCGAGGTGCTGGTGTTCCACGCGACCGGCTCCGGCGGCCGCACAATGGAAGGGCTCATCCGCGATGGCCTGATTGCCGGTGTACTCGACCTGACCACGACCGAATTGGCGGACGAACTGGCAGGTGGCATCCTCTCAGCGGGCCGCGACCGGCTCACCGCGGCCGCGATCACGGGCGTGCCGCAGGTCATCTCGGTCGGCGCGCTGGACATGGTCAACTTCGGGCCGCCTGACACGGTCCCGGACAAATATCGTGACCGGCGCTTCTACCAGCACAACCCGAACGTCACGTTGATGAGGACGACGCCCGAAGAGAACGACCGTCTCGGCCAAGAAGTCGCCCAGAAGGCGAGCGCCGCCCGCGGCCCGACGGCGATCCTGCTCCCGCTCCGGGGCGTTTCCGCGATCGACGCCGAGGGGAAACCATTCTGGTGGCCCGAAGCCGACGCCGCGCTGTTTCAAAGCATCCGCAACTGGGTCGCCCCGGACGTGGACGTCGTGGAACTCGACCTGCACATCAACGACCCCGCGTTCGCAGCCGCGGCAGCAGAGAAGTTGCTGGGCATGATTCGCATCCCGACACGGTCGGCTTGA
- a CDS encoding Panacea domain-containing protein, which translates to MTPLRLHKLLYFCQGWYLAWYDRPLFADEVEAWEHGPVVPVVYAHSWGRGSGPIGDLGDPCDLSAVDQKAIEQVWRGYRKYSAWGLRDMTHNESPWKNHYDANSDGRCKNVIPGDELARFFKDEYQRITGEPVDDDADYSIASARVLTIDQLTKEVDW; encoded by the coding sequence ATGACACCCCTGCGCCTTCATAAGTTGCTCTATTTCTGTCAAGGATGGTACCTCGCGTGGTATGACCGGCCCCTATTCGCCGATGAAGTCGAGGCGTGGGAACACGGCCCGGTCGTGCCGGTGGTTTACGCGCACTCGTGGGGCCGCGGGTCGGGGCCGATCGGCGACCTCGGCGACCCGTGCGATCTTTCAGCGGTGGATCAGAAAGCCATCGAGCAAGTCTGGCGCGGTTACAGAAAATATTCCGCTTGGGGTCTGAGGGATATGACCCACAATGAATCGCCCTGGAAAAATCATTACGACGCGAATTCGGACGGCCGGTGCAAGAACGTGATTCCCGGCGACGAACTGGCGCGGTTTTTCAAAGACGAATACCAGCGGATCACGGGCGAACCTGTCGACGACGACGCGGACTATTCCATAGCGTCCGCGCGGGTGTTGACCATCGACCAGTTGACCAAGGAAGTCGACTGGTGA
- a CDS encoding sugar phosphate isomerase/epimerase family protein codes for MKIGMNLLLWTGFVTEADFPTMAKIKAAGFDGVELPLFDGNADHYKTVRAELDRLGLACSTVTVMTPEMNPISPDAAVREKAVERLKWAVEMNHVLGSFAMCGPFHSPLGVFSGTGPTADEKGRAADVLRKAAEFAKDAKLTLAIEYLNRFECYFLTTAVDAKALVESVGHPNFRCMYDTFHAHIEEKSQASAVKTVEKVFAHVHISENDRGTPGTGQVRWDEAFKAIRQTGYDGWFVIEAFGRALPDLAAATRVWRDLFPTPDEVYTKGIQFIKEKWAAAA; via the coding sequence ATGAAAATCGGGATGAACCTGCTGCTGTGGACCGGTTTCGTCACCGAGGCCGACTTCCCGACGATGGCCAAGATCAAGGCCGCCGGGTTCGATGGCGTCGAACTTCCGCTCTTCGATGGGAACGCGGACCACTACAAGACAGTCCGCGCGGAACTCGACCGGCTTGGGCTGGCCTGTTCGACCGTGACCGTCATGACGCCCGAAATGAACCCGATCAGCCCGGACGCCGCGGTCCGCGAGAAGGCGGTCGAGCGGCTGAAGTGGGCGGTCGAGATGAACCACGTCCTCGGCAGCTTTGCGATGTGCGGCCCATTCCACTCCCCCCTCGGCGTCTTTTCCGGGACCGGCCCGACGGCGGACGAAAAGGGCCGGGCGGCGGACGTCCTCCGCAAGGCGGCCGAGTTCGCCAAGGACGCCAAGCTGACCCTGGCGATCGAGTACCTGAACCGCTTCGAGTGCTACTTCCTCACCACCGCGGTCGACGCCAAGGCGCTCGTCGAATCGGTCGGCCACCCGAATTTCCGCTGCATGTACGACACGTTCCACGCCCACATCGAAGAGAAGAGCCAGGCGTCGGCCGTCAAGACGGTTGAGAAGGTGTTCGCCCACGTCCACATCAGCGAGAACGACCGCGGCACCCCCGGCACCGGCCAGGTCCGCTGGGACGAGGCGTTCAAGGCGATCCGCCAGACCGGGTACGACGGGTGGTTCGTGATCGAGGCGTTCGGCCGCGCCCTCCCCGACCTCGCCGCCGCCACCCGCGTCTGGCGCGACCTCTTCCCGACCCCGGACGAGGTGTACACGAAGGGCATCCAGTTCATCAAGGAGAAGTGGGCGGCGGCGGCGTAA
- a CDS encoding DUF4365 domain-containing protein — protein sequence MTPEQQMEQFSLAYVRAVAAAAGVNVARPEVDSDSVDLMFSLKSVRDRLQSPILQAQIKCTAKKIPAGIKPLRFELKLKNYTELIGPRLIPKILIVVCVPPKPANWLTQDEKSLALMHCGYFVSLANRPDTPNERSVTVRLPRENLFSVAKLRALLEPGGLE from the coding sequence GTGACGCCCGAACAGCAAATGGAGCAATTCAGCCTGGCATACGTCCGGGCGGTGGCCGCGGCGGCGGGCGTCAACGTCGCCCGTCCCGAGGTCGACTCGGATAGCGTTGATCTCATGTTTTCGTTGAAGAGCGTGCGGGATCGGCTTCAATCGCCGATCCTGCAGGCCCAAATAAAGTGTACGGCCAAGAAAATCCCCGCGGGGATCAAGCCGCTCCGTTTCGAACTCAAGCTCAAGAACTACACCGAACTGATCGGTCCGCGCCTGATTCCCAAGATTTTGATCGTCGTTTGTGTCCCGCCCAAACCGGCGAATTGGCTGACGCAGGACGAAAAATCGCTCGCCTTGATGCACTGCGGGTACTTCGTGTCTCTTGCCAACCGACCGGACACCCCGAACGAGCGGTCTGTTACAGTACGTCTGCCGCGAGAGAATCTCTTTTCGGTCGCGAAGTTGCGGGCGCTGCTGGAGCCGGGAGGTCTGGAATGA